Proteins found in one Oncorhynchus mykiss isolate Arlee chromosome 3, USDA_OmykA_1.1, whole genome shotgun sequence genomic segment:
- the LOC110508031 gene encoding epithelial splicing regulatory protein 1 isoform X3, giving the protein MTAQVDYLAVLFTTTSGASGDLLGSDETELEQLVWQLVDLKNKKLGKVNEVLIRPEHSDLTEDCLGEREDSEESVSTVTGLENAINQFHLRLTNEVNSLGAGTSVCVCTDGQLHIRQVLHPEAAGKNLALPECFNSFFDLRKEFRKHFPSVDTKSLEVQYMAESLSVTVEPVAILEPPTVLDPTAVLDPTAMLDPTAMLSPVTAALQVQTMANIVLALLLEPLCHTFSNPERVTEKFESGTCSKMERVCDNTVIRARGLPWQSSDQDIARFFRGLNIAKGGAALCLNAQGRRNGEAMVRFISEEHRDMALQRHKHHMGNRYIEVYKATGEDFLKIAGGTSSEVALFLSREDQVIVRMRGLPFTATPDQVLAFFSQGEGPKEACPVSGDKDGILFVRFPDGRPTGDAFVLFASEEHAQCALRKHKDILGKRYIELFKSTAAEVQQVLNRYTSAPLIPVAPAPLVSMLPSVSLLPSPGGVRDCLRLRGLPYTATIEDILAFLGEYTHDIRPHGVHMVVNQQGRPSGDCFIQMRSAERAFSASQRVHKQVMSGPGQAGKRGVNSRYVEVFPCSAEEMGLVLMGGSLSHTHIHTHTRTRSGTGLSPPPCKSRRLSPPSYSFPPIPSIMPAEAAGLFPPIGQVLLSPRPLGPGHAYYPASTQLYMNYTAYYPSPPGSPNTIGYYPSPTPLPSPGGVVRMHGLAYKELLNTIQGYQYATEDGLVHAHANMHDHDPSRTLLTQPKEWVCF; this is encoded by the exons ATGACGGCTCAGGTAGACTACCTGGCGGTGTTGTTCACGACCACATCTGGCGCGAGCGGAGACCTCTTGGGTTCGGACGAGACGGAGCTCGAGCAGTTGGTGTGGCAGCTCGTGGACTTGAAGAACAAAAAG TTGGGAAAGGTGAATGAGGTGTTAATAAGGCCTGAGCACTCGGACCTTACAGAAGATtgtctgggggagagagaggacagcgagGAGTCTGTCTCTACAGTCACAGGCTTGGAGAACGCGATAAACCAG TTCCATCTGAGATTGACCAATGAGGTGAACAGCTTAGGCGCGGgcacgtcagtgtgtgtgtgtacggacgGGCAGCTCCACATTCGCCAGGTTCTCCACCCCGAAGCTGCGGGCAAG AACCTGGCACTGCCAGAATGTTTCAACTCCTTTTTTGACCTGAGGAAAGAGTTCAGGAAGCACTTCCCCTCTGTAGACACCAAGAGCCTGGAGGTGCAGTACATGGCAGAAT CTCTCAGTGTAACTGTGGAGCCAGTAGCCATATTGGAGCCGCCGACCGTACTGGATCCAACGGCCGTGTTGGATCCGACGGCAATGTTGGATCCGACGGCCATGTTGTCACCGGTCACAGCAGCACTGCAGGTCCAGACCATGGCCAACATCGTTCTAGCCCTGCTATTGGAACCCTTAT GTCACACATTCTCAAACCCAGAGAGAGTCACTGAGAAGTTTGAAAGTGGCACTTG cagtaagATGGAGCGTGTGTGTGACAACACAGTGATCAGAGCGAGGGGGTTGCCGTGGCAGTCATCTGACCAGGACATCGCTCGCTTCTTCAGAGGACTCAACATTGCCAA AGGTGGTGCTGCGTTGTGTCTGAACGCCCAGGGTCGGAGGAACGGAGAGGCTATGGTCCgcttcatcagtgaagagcacagaGACATGGCCCTGCAGAGACACAAACACCACATGGGCAACAGATACATAGAG GTGTACAAGGCAACAGGAGAGGACTTCCTTAAGATAGCAGGCGGTACCTCCAGTGAGGTGGCGTTGTTTCTGTCTCGCGAGGACCAGGTGATTGTCAGGATGAGAGGTCTTCCCTTCACCGCCACACCTGACCAGGTGCTGGCCTTCTTCTCCCAGGGGGAGGGGCCTAAAGAGGCGTGTCCTGTCAGTGGTGACAAGGATGGCATCCTATTTGTGCGTTTCCCTGATGGAAGGCCGACAGGCGACGCCTTTGTCCTATTCGCCAGTGAGGAGCATGCTCAGTGCGCTCTCAGGAAACACAAAGACATCCTGGGAAAGAGATACATTGAGCTGTTCAAGAGCACCGCCGCCGAGGTGCAACAG gtgttgaACAGGTACACGTCAGCCCCTCTGATCCCCGTGGCTCCAGCCCCCCTGGTGTCAATGTtgccctctgtgtctctgttgcCCTCTCCTGGTGGTGTGAGGGACTGCCTCAGGCTGAGGGGGCTGCCCTACACCGCCACCATAGAGGACATACTGGCTTTCCTAGGAGAATACACACACGACATCAGACCACACGGAGTACACATGGTGGTCAACCAACAG GGTCGTCCGTCAGGGGACTGTTTCATCCAGATGCGTTCAGCAGAGCGGGCTTTCTCTGCCTCCCAGCGGGTCCACAAGCAGGTGATGTCTGGTCCGGGCCAGGCTGGCAAGCGAGGGGTTAACAGCCGCTATGTGGAGGTGTTCCCCTGTAGCGCTGAAGAGATGGGTCTGGTGTTGATGGGAggctccctctcacacacacacattcacacacacacccggACCAGGAGTGGGACAGGGCTCAGCCCGCCGCCATGTAAGTCCAGAC gtctgtctcctccctcctactCCTTCCCACCCATCCCTTCCATCATGCCGGCTGAGGCTGCCGGCCTCTTCCCTCCCATTGGGCAGGTGCTGCTGAGTCCCCGCCCCCTAGGACCTGGACACGCCTACTACCCAGCTAGCACTCAGCTCTACATGAACTACACTGCATACTATCCCAG tccccCAGGTTCTCCCAACACTATAGGTTActacccctcccccacccctctgcCCTCCCCTGGGGGAGTGGTCCGTATGCATGGCCTTGCCTATAAAGAACTGCTCAACACCATTCAGGGATACCAg TACGCTACTGAGGATGGCCTTGTGCACGCTCATGCTAACATGCACGATCACGATCCCTCCCGGACCCTGCTCACGCAGCCCAAAGAGTGGGTGTGTTTTTAA
- the LOC110508031 gene encoding epithelial splicing regulatory protein 1 isoform X1, whose protein sequence is MTAQVDYLAVLFTTTSGASGDLLGSDETELEQLVWQLVDLKNKKLGKVNEVLIRPEHSDLTEDCLGEREDSEESVSTVTGLENAINQFHLRLTNEVNSLGAGTSVCVCTDGQLHIRQVLHPEAAGKNLALPECFNSFFDLRKEFRKHFPSVDTKSLEVQYMAESLSVTVEPVAILEPPTVLDPTAVLDPTAMLDPTAMLSPVTAALQVQTMANIVLALLLEPLCHTFSNPERVTEKFESGTCSKMERVCDNTVIRARGLPWQSSDQDIARFFRGLNIAKGGAALCLNAQGRRNGEAMVRFISEEHRDMALQRHKHHMGNRYIEVYKATGEDFLKIAGGTSSEVALFLSREDQVIVRMRGLPFTATPDQVLAFFSQGEGPKEACPVSGDKDGILFVRFPDGRPTGDAFVLFASEEHAQCALRKHKDILGKRYIELFKSTAAEVQQVLNRYTSAPLIPVAPAPLVSMLPSVSLLPSPGGVRDCLRLRGLPYTATIEDILAFLGEYTHDIRPHGVHMVVNQQGRPSGDCFIQMRSAERAFSASQRVHKQVMSGPGQAGKRGVNSRYVEVFPCSAEEMGLVLMGGSLSHTHIHTHTRTRSGTGLSPPPCKSRRLSPPSYSFPPIPSIMPAEAAGLFPPIGQVLLSPRPLGPGHAYYPASTQLYMNYTAYYPSPPGSPNTIGYYPSPTPLPSPGGVVRMHGLAYKELLNTIQGYQSPMEALPVLSSMIGQSSSGDALMPFPPLLTKQGGHYLDLNML, encoded by the exons ATGACGGCTCAGGTAGACTACCTGGCGGTGTTGTTCACGACCACATCTGGCGCGAGCGGAGACCTCTTGGGTTCGGACGAGACGGAGCTCGAGCAGTTGGTGTGGCAGCTCGTGGACTTGAAGAACAAAAAG TTGGGAAAGGTGAATGAGGTGTTAATAAGGCCTGAGCACTCGGACCTTACAGAAGATtgtctgggggagagagaggacagcgagGAGTCTGTCTCTACAGTCACAGGCTTGGAGAACGCGATAAACCAG TTCCATCTGAGATTGACCAATGAGGTGAACAGCTTAGGCGCGGgcacgtcagtgtgtgtgtgtacggacgGGCAGCTCCACATTCGCCAGGTTCTCCACCCCGAAGCTGCGGGCAAG AACCTGGCACTGCCAGAATGTTTCAACTCCTTTTTTGACCTGAGGAAAGAGTTCAGGAAGCACTTCCCCTCTGTAGACACCAAGAGCCTGGAGGTGCAGTACATGGCAGAAT CTCTCAGTGTAACTGTGGAGCCAGTAGCCATATTGGAGCCGCCGACCGTACTGGATCCAACGGCCGTGTTGGATCCGACGGCAATGTTGGATCCGACGGCCATGTTGTCACCGGTCACAGCAGCACTGCAGGTCCAGACCATGGCCAACATCGTTCTAGCCCTGCTATTGGAACCCTTAT GTCACACATTCTCAAACCCAGAGAGAGTCACTGAGAAGTTTGAAAGTGGCACTTG cagtaagATGGAGCGTGTGTGTGACAACACAGTGATCAGAGCGAGGGGGTTGCCGTGGCAGTCATCTGACCAGGACATCGCTCGCTTCTTCAGAGGACTCAACATTGCCAA AGGTGGTGCTGCGTTGTGTCTGAACGCCCAGGGTCGGAGGAACGGAGAGGCTATGGTCCgcttcatcagtgaagagcacagaGACATGGCCCTGCAGAGACACAAACACCACATGGGCAACAGATACATAGAG GTGTACAAGGCAACAGGAGAGGACTTCCTTAAGATAGCAGGCGGTACCTCCAGTGAGGTGGCGTTGTTTCTGTCTCGCGAGGACCAGGTGATTGTCAGGATGAGAGGTCTTCCCTTCACCGCCACACCTGACCAGGTGCTGGCCTTCTTCTCCCAGGGGGAGGGGCCTAAAGAGGCGTGTCCTGTCAGTGGTGACAAGGATGGCATCCTATTTGTGCGTTTCCCTGATGGAAGGCCGACAGGCGACGCCTTTGTCCTATTCGCCAGTGAGGAGCATGCTCAGTGCGCTCTCAGGAAACACAAAGACATCCTGGGAAAGAGATACATTGAGCTGTTCAAGAGCACCGCCGCCGAGGTGCAACAG gtgttgaACAGGTACACGTCAGCCCCTCTGATCCCCGTGGCTCCAGCCCCCCTGGTGTCAATGTtgccctctgtgtctctgttgcCCTCTCCTGGTGGTGTGAGGGACTGCCTCAGGCTGAGGGGGCTGCCCTACACCGCCACCATAGAGGACATACTGGCTTTCCTAGGAGAATACACACACGACATCAGACCACACGGAGTACACATGGTGGTCAACCAACAG GGTCGTCCGTCAGGGGACTGTTTCATCCAGATGCGTTCAGCAGAGCGGGCTTTCTCTGCCTCCCAGCGGGTCCACAAGCAGGTGATGTCTGGTCCGGGCCAGGCTGGCAAGCGAGGGGTTAACAGCCGCTATGTGGAGGTGTTCCCCTGTAGCGCTGAAGAGATGGGTCTGGTGTTGATGGGAggctccctctcacacacacacattcacacacacacccggACCAGGAGTGGGACAGGGCTCAGCCCGCCGCCATGTAAGTCCAGAC gtctgtctcctccctcctactCCTTCCCACCCATCCCTTCCATCATGCCGGCTGAGGCTGCCGGCCTCTTCCCTCCCATTGGGCAGGTGCTGCTGAGTCCCCGCCCCCTAGGACCTGGACACGCCTACTACCCAGCTAGCACTCAGCTCTACATGAACTACACTGCATACTATCCCAG tccccCAGGTTCTCCCAACACTATAGGTTActacccctcccccacccctctgcCCTCCCCTGGGGGAGTGGTCCGTATGCATGGCCTTGCCTATAAAGAACTGCTCAACACCATTCAGGGATACCAg agTCCTATGGAGGCATTGCCTGTACTGAGCAGTATGATTGGTCAGTCCAGCAGCGGTGATGCTCTGAtgcccttcccccctctcctgaCCAAGCAGGGAGGGCACTACCTGGACCTAAACATGCTGTAG
- the LOC110508031 gene encoding epithelial splicing regulatory protein 1 isoform X4 has product MTAQVDYLAVLFTTTSGASGDLLGSDETELEQLVWQLVDLKNKKLGKVNEVLIRPEHSDLTEDCLGEREDSEESVSTVTGLENAINQFHLRLTNEVNSLGAGTSVCVCTDGQLHIRQVLHPEAAGKNLALPECFNSFFDLRKEFRKHFPSVDTKSLEVQYMAESLSVTVEPVAILEPPTVLDPTAVLDPTAMLDPTAMLSPVTAALQVQTMANIVLALLLEPLCHTFSNPERVTEKFESGTCSKMERVCDNTVIRARGLPWQSSDQDIARFFRGLNIAKGGAALCLNAQGRRNGEAMVRFISEEHRDMALQRHKHHMGNRYIEVYKATGEDFLKIAGGTSSEVALFLSREDQVIVRMRGLPFTATPDQVLAFFSQGEGPKEACPVSGDKDGILFVRFPDGRPTGDAFVLFASEEHAQCALRKHKDILGKRYIELFKSTAAEVQQVLNRYTSAPLIPVAPAPLVSMLPSVSLLPSPGGVRDCLRLRGLPYTATIEDILAFLGEYTHDIRPHGVHMVVNQQGRPSGDCFIQMRSAERAFSASQRVHKQVMSGPGQAGKRGVNSRYVEVFPCSAEEMGLVLMGGSLSHTHIHTHTRTRSGTGLSPPPCLSPPSYSFPPIPSIMPAEAAGLFPPIGQVLLSPRPLGPGHAYYPASTQLYMNYTAYYPSPPGSPNTIGYYPSPTPLPSPGGVVRMHGLAYKELLNTIQGYQYATEDGLVHAHANMHDHDPSRTLLTQPKEWVCF; this is encoded by the exons ATGACGGCTCAGGTAGACTACCTGGCGGTGTTGTTCACGACCACATCTGGCGCGAGCGGAGACCTCTTGGGTTCGGACGAGACGGAGCTCGAGCAGTTGGTGTGGCAGCTCGTGGACTTGAAGAACAAAAAG TTGGGAAAGGTGAATGAGGTGTTAATAAGGCCTGAGCACTCGGACCTTACAGAAGATtgtctgggggagagagaggacagcgagGAGTCTGTCTCTACAGTCACAGGCTTGGAGAACGCGATAAACCAG TTCCATCTGAGATTGACCAATGAGGTGAACAGCTTAGGCGCGGgcacgtcagtgtgtgtgtgtacggacgGGCAGCTCCACATTCGCCAGGTTCTCCACCCCGAAGCTGCGGGCAAG AACCTGGCACTGCCAGAATGTTTCAACTCCTTTTTTGACCTGAGGAAAGAGTTCAGGAAGCACTTCCCCTCTGTAGACACCAAGAGCCTGGAGGTGCAGTACATGGCAGAAT CTCTCAGTGTAACTGTGGAGCCAGTAGCCATATTGGAGCCGCCGACCGTACTGGATCCAACGGCCGTGTTGGATCCGACGGCAATGTTGGATCCGACGGCCATGTTGTCACCGGTCACAGCAGCACTGCAGGTCCAGACCATGGCCAACATCGTTCTAGCCCTGCTATTGGAACCCTTAT GTCACACATTCTCAAACCCAGAGAGAGTCACTGAGAAGTTTGAAAGTGGCACTTG cagtaagATGGAGCGTGTGTGTGACAACACAGTGATCAGAGCGAGGGGGTTGCCGTGGCAGTCATCTGACCAGGACATCGCTCGCTTCTTCAGAGGACTCAACATTGCCAA AGGTGGTGCTGCGTTGTGTCTGAACGCCCAGGGTCGGAGGAACGGAGAGGCTATGGTCCgcttcatcagtgaagagcacagaGACATGGCCCTGCAGAGACACAAACACCACATGGGCAACAGATACATAGAG GTGTACAAGGCAACAGGAGAGGACTTCCTTAAGATAGCAGGCGGTACCTCCAGTGAGGTGGCGTTGTTTCTGTCTCGCGAGGACCAGGTGATTGTCAGGATGAGAGGTCTTCCCTTCACCGCCACACCTGACCAGGTGCTGGCCTTCTTCTCCCAGGGGGAGGGGCCTAAAGAGGCGTGTCCTGTCAGTGGTGACAAGGATGGCATCCTATTTGTGCGTTTCCCTGATGGAAGGCCGACAGGCGACGCCTTTGTCCTATTCGCCAGTGAGGAGCATGCTCAGTGCGCTCTCAGGAAACACAAAGACATCCTGGGAAAGAGATACATTGAGCTGTTCAAGAGCACCGCCGCCGAGGTGCAACAG gtgttgaACAGGTACACGTCAGCCCCTCTGATCCCCGTGGCTCCAGCCCCCCTGGTGTCAATGTtgccctctgtgtctctgttgcCCTCTCCTGGTGGTGTGAGGGACTGCCTCAGGCTGAGGGGGCTGCCCTACACCGCCACCATAGAGGACATACTGGCTTTCCTAGGAGAATACACACACGACATCAGACCACACGGAGTACACATGGTGGTCAACCAACAG GGTCGTCCGTCAGGGGACTGTTTCATCCAGATGCGTTCAGCAGAGCGGGCTTTCTCTGCCTCCCAGCGGGTCCACAAGCAGGTGATGTCTGGTCCGGGCCAGGCTGGCAAGCGAGGGGTTAACAGCCGCTATGTGGAGGTGTTCCCCTGTAGCGCTGAAGAGATGGGTCTGGTGTTGATGGGAggctccctctcacacacacacattcacacacacacccggACCAGGAGTGGGACAGGGCTCAGCCCGCCGCCAT gtctgtctcctccctcctactCCTTCCCACCCATCCCTTCCATCATGCCGGCTGAGGCTGCCGGCCTCTTCCCTCCCATTGGGCAGGTGCTGCTGAGTCCCCGCCCCCTAGGACCTGGACACGCCTACTACCCAGCTAGCACTCAGCTCTACATGAACTACACTGCATACTATCCCAG tccccCAGGTTCTCCCAACACTATAGGTTActacccctcccccacccctctgcCCTCCCCTGGGGGAGTGGTCCGTATGCATGGCCTTGCCTATAAAGAACTGCTCAACACCATTCAGGGATACCAg TACGCTACTGAGGATGGCCTTGTGCACGCTCATGCTAACATGCACGATCACGATCCCTCCCGGACCCTGCTCACGCAGCCCAAAGAGTGGGTGTGTTTTTAA
- the LOC110508031 gene encoding epithelial splicing regulatory protein 1 isoform X5, whose protein sequence is MTAQVDYLAVLFTTTSGASGDLLGSDETELEQLVWQLVDLKNKKLGKVNEVLIRPEHSDLTEDCLGEREDSEESVSTVTGLENAINQFHLRLTNEVNSLGAGTSVCVCTDGQLHIRQVLHPEAAGKNLALPECFNSFFDLRKEFRKHFPSVDTKSLEVQYMAESLSVTVEPVAILEPPTVLDPTAVLDPTAMLDPTAMLSPVTAALQVQTMANIVLALLLEPLCHTFSNPERVTEKFESGTCSKMERVCDNTVIRARGLPWQSSDQDIARFFRGLNIAKGGAALCLNAQGRRNGEAMVRFISEEHRDMALQRHKHHMGNRYIEVYKATGEDFLKIAGGTSSEVALFLSREDQVIVRMRGLPFTATPDQVLAFFSQGEGPKEACPVSGDKDGILFVRFPDGRPTGDAFVLFASEEHAQCALRKHKDILGKRYIELFKSTAAEVQQVLNRYTSAPLIPVAPAPLVSMLPSVSLLPSPGGVRDCLRLRGLPYTATIEDILAFLGEYTHDIRPHGVHMVVNQQGRPSGDCFIQMRSAERAFSASQRVHKQVMSGPGQAGKRGVNSRYVEVFPCSAEEMGLVLMGGSLSHTHIHTHTRTRSGTGLSPPPCKSRRLSPPSYSFPPIPSIMPAEAAGLFPPIGQVLLSPRPLGPGHAYYPASTQLYMNYTAYYPSIEVHLDVISLTEKPHGVHM, encoded by the exons ATGACGGCTCAGGTAGACTACCTGGCGGTGTTGTTCACGACCACATCTGGCGCGAGCGGAGACCTCTTGGGTTCGGACGAGACGGAGCTCGAGCAGTTGGTGTGGCAGCTCGTGGACTTGAAGAACAAAAAG TTGGGAAAGGTGAATGAGGTGTTAATAAGGCCTGAGCACTCGGACCTTACAGAAGATtgtctgggggagagagaggacagcgagGAGTCTGTCTCTACAGTCACAGGCTTGGAGAACGCGATAAACCAG TTCCATCTGAGATTGACCAATGAGGTGAACAGCTTAGGCGCGGgcacgtcagtgtgtgtgtgtacggacgGGCAGCTCCACATTCGCCAGGTTCTCCACCCCGAAGCTGCGGGCAAG AACCTGGCACTGCCAGAATGTTTCAACTCCTTTTTTGACCTGAGGAAAGAGTTCAGGAAGCACTTCCCCTCTGTAGACACCAAGAGCCTGGAGGTGCAGTACATGGCAGAAT CTCTCAGTGTAACTGTGGAGCCAGTAGCCATATTGGAGCCGCCGACCGTACTGGATCCAACGGCCGTGTTGGATCCGACGGCAATGTTGGATCCGACGGCCATGTTGTCACCGGTCACAGCAGCACTGCAGGTCCAGACCATGGCCAACATCGTTCTAGCCCTGCTATTGGAACCCTTAT GTCACACATTCTCAAACCCAGAGAGAGTCACTGAGAAGTTTGAAAGTGGCACTTG cagtaagATGGAGCGTGTGTGTGACAACACAGTGATCAGAGCGAGGGGGTTGCCGTGGCAGTCATCTGACCAGGACATCGCTCGCTTCTTCAGAGGACTCAACATTGCCAA AGGTGGTGCTGCGTTGTGTCTGAACGCCCAGGGTCGGAGGAACGGAGAGGCTATGGTCCgcttcatcagtgaagagcacagaGACATGGCCCTGCAGAGACACAAACACCACATGGGCAACAGATACATAGAG GTGTACAAGGCAACAGGAGAGGACTTCCTTAAGATAGCAGGCGGTACCTCCAGTGAGGTGGCGTTGTTTCTGTCTCGCGAGGACCAGGTGATTGTCAGGATGAGAGGTCTTCCCTTCACCGCCACACCTGACCAGGTGCTGGCCTTCTTCTCCCAGGGGGAGGGGCCTAAAGAGGCGTGTCCTGTCAGTGGTGACAAGGATGGCATCCTATTTGTGCGTTTCCCTGATGGAAGGCCGACAGGCGACGCCTTTGTCCTATTCGCCAGTGAGGAGCATGCTCAGTGCGCTCTCAGGAAACACAAAGACATCCTGGGAAAGAGATACATTGAGCTGTTCAAGAGCACCGCCGCCGAGGTGCAACAG gtgttgaACAGGTACACGTCAGCCCCTCTGATCCCCGTGGCTCCAGCCCCCCTGGTGTCAATGTtgccctctgtgtctctgttgcCCTCTCCTGGTGGTGTGAGGGACTGCCTCAGGCTGAGGGGGCTGCCCTACACCGCCACCATAGAGGACATACTGGCTTTCCTAGGAGAATACACACACGACATCAGACCACACGGAGTACACATGGTGGTCAACCAACAG GGTCGTCCGTCAGGGGACTGTTTCATCCAGATGCGTTCAGCAGAGCGGGCTTTCTCTGCCTCCCAGCGGGTCCACAAGCAGGTGATGTCTGGTCCGGGCCAGGCTGGCAAGCGAGGGGTTAACAGCCGCTATGTGGAGGTGTTCCCCTGTAGCGCTGAAGAGATGGGTCTGGTGTTGATGGGAggctccctctcacacacacacattcacacacacacccggACCAGGAGTGGGACAGGGCTCAGCCCGCCGCCATGTAAGTCCAGAC gtctgtctcctccctcctactCCTTCCCACCCATCCCTTCCATCATGCCGGCTGAGGCTGCCGGCCTCTTCCCTCCCATTGGGCAGGTGCTGCTGAGTCCCCGCCCCCTAGGACCTGGACACGCCTACTACCCAGCTAGCACTCAGCTCTACATGAACTACACTGCATACTATCCCAG cATTGAAGTTCATTTGGATGTGATATCCCTGACGGAAAAACCACATGGAGTTCACATGTGA